TGGTAGGTTTTCATGCGGTTCAAGCGCGTTTACGTGTTGATCCAGATAGCTTGAAGTCGGTGTACTTTGATCCTAGCCGTCGTGATAGACGTATGGGGGATTTCTTAAAACAGGCTGAAGAGATTTTAGGTGAGCGTTTGCATGCTGCTGATGCCGAACGTCTACATAAGCTAACAGGACATGATCGCCATCAAGGCGTAGTCGCCTTAGCAGAAAAAATGACTATCGCTCGCACCATTACGGAAGTGGTTGAGGATGTTGAAGGCGCAAAAGAGAAGCCGCTATTCCTGGTATTAGATGGCGTAACCGATCCCCATAACTTCGGCGCATGCCTGCGTGTAGCCGACGGTGCCGGAGTAGATGCAGTAGTAATTCCTAAAGACCGCTCAGCTTCGATCAATGCGACTGTGAGTAAGGTATCAAGCGGGGCATCCGAAGTGATGCCGGTGATTACCGTGACGAATCTCGTTCGCAGCATGAAAGAGATGCAAGAAGCTGGTGTTTGGCTGATTGGTACCGATGATGAAGCGACAAAATCAATTTATGACATCGATCTTACAGGCTCCATTGGTATTGTGATGGGGGCCGAAGGTGAGGGCATGCGTCGACTGACAAAAGAGAACTGTGATGAGCTCGTTCGCATTCCAATGCAAGGCGTGGTTTCGAGTTTGAATGTCTCCGTTGCAAGTGGCGTATGCTTGTATGAGGCATTAAGACAGCGCCTAGCCAAATCAACAAATAAAGCTGCCAAGTAACTTGAAAAGAGGTTTGCTATGAAATGCAATATTGGTCATACCGATCGCGTTCTACGCATGACTGTTGGCGTAACCCTCATGGGCTTGGCAGGTTTTGGAATTACGGGCCCCTGGGCTTGGATTGGCATTGTCCCCCTGTTAACGGGAATGATCGGTAATTGCCCGGCCTATAGCATTCTTGGTATCAATACAGCCAAAAAGTAAGGCATCCACTCACTCGCAATACCAATTTTTAGGGACGCCATCCCGGGGTAAATAGGCAGCACAACTAAATTGTTCTACAGGGTTTTATGTTTAAAAAAAATCACGAATTCATTCTCTGGCTGCTTGTTGCTCTCTCTGCCATTATTTCCTTCATCGGTGCAATGCCATTTGCCGTCGGTATCGCCGGAAAATTAAGCATTATTGCTATTTCTGCGCGATTACTTTTTGCCTTAATACACGGCTCACAGCGATTGGGTTGGCGCAGACTCGGAATCATGTTTGGCATTACATGCATTGTTAGCTGGTGTTATGAATCCTTAAGCATTGCAACTGGTTTTCCTTTTGGCCATTACGTTTATACATCTGAATTGGGGCTAAAACTAGGAACTGTCCCGCTAATGATCATGCCATCCTATTTTGGCGTCTGCTACCTTGCATGGGCTTTAGCTCACGTTCTTTTGGATAAATTTGATCTCAAAATTGAGAAACGTTTAATGTTTGCAATTCCCATTATTGCCAGTTTTATTATGGTGATGTGGGACATGAGTATTGATCCAGCATCATCTACAGTTAAGCATGAGTGGATTTGGCGTGATGGGGGAGGCTACTTTGGGGTTCCTTTTTCTAACTTCATGGGGTGGTTTCTCTGCGTCTATACCATCTTCCAGTTTTGGGCGTTCTATTTAATGCGCTCAAATGAAATGCAAAATTGTGCTGAGGACAGCAAGAAATCAAGCTGGTATCTTGTGATTATTATTTACGGCAGTATTTTTCTGGGGCCTATTTCAGCTGTATTTACAAACACTGGTGGCAGCGTTACTGATGCCAGCTCTCAGGTCTGGCCTTTGAAAGCGCTTTATGAAACTTTAGGGCTGGTATCTATTTTTACAATGCTTTTTGTAATCTGCTTAGCTTTTTTCAAAGTGCAGAAGAGCGCAATTGGCAGTAAGTGATTAGATAAATCACAATTATTTTGCAAGCAGTATTTCGAGTTTTTCAGTATCCGCGCAGAAGTTCCGAATACCTTCGGCTAATTTCTCGGTTGCCATAGCATCGTTATTGAGTTGCAGGCGGAAACTGGACTCATCCAATTTCAAATGCGTAATACCCTCAGTCTGTAACGCAGAGCTAGCGTTAGCGGCATCCAGCTTTTTGCCTACTACCGCATTGCTACCTTGTAATTCAGCTAGTAGCTCTGGACTAATCGTTAACAGGTCTACTCCAGCTAGCTCCAATATTTGACTGGTGTTCCGAAAGCTCGCCCCCATGATTTCTGTAGGGATGCCAAAGTGCTTGTAATAGTGAAAAATTCTCTTCACTGAAGTCACGCCCGGATCATTCGCTCCGCCATTATTTGCATCATTCCAATTTGCACCGAGTTTTGCTTTATACCAATCGGTAATGCGGCCTACAAATGGTGAGATCAGTTTAGCGTTAGCAGCCCCACATGCGGCAGCTTGTACTAGAGAGAAGAGCAGGGTCATATTGCAATGAATACCACTAGCTTCTAACTCTTTAGCGGCTGCAATACCTTCCCATGTGCCTGCTAATTTAATCAGAATACGTTTGCGATCGATCCCGTGGGATTCATAAAGAGCAATTAAATGCTTTGCTTTGGCCACGGTTGCTTTGGTGTCAAAAGATAATCTTGCATCTACTTCTGTAGATACTCTTCCCGGGACAATTTTGAGAATCTCTAAGCCAAAAGCAACCAAGATGTAGTCAACCAAGTCTGTAGGGCTCATGCCGGGATGAGCGTCTTTAACGGATTGCACAAGACTTTGATAATTGCTTTGCTGGGCAGCCTTCAGAATCAATGAAGGATTGGTAGTCGCGTCTTGCGGCTGAAATGCCTGCATTCGCTCAAAATCGCCTGTATCGGCCACTACCGTAGTGAGTTTCTTGAGTTGCTCAAGTTGGCTGGATGCTAAAGGGGTGCTATTCATAAGGGTGCAAGGCGATCACAAAAGGAATTTTCTTGAATATCATATGATAGATGTATTAATTACTCTGTTCCAGTTAAGGCATAAGGACATTTGGCGGACCTATGAATCAGGATCAACTTAAGCAAATGGTGGGTGAGGCGGCTCGCGACGAGGTTCTCAAACTCTCGGCCGGCCAAATATTAGGGGTGGGCACTGGTTCTACCGCCAATTGCTTTATCGATGCTCTAGCGCCCCATAAGGACCATTTCGCGGGCACGGTTTCCAGTTCAAATGCCACCACTGAACGCTTGCTAAAGCATGGCTTCAAAGTGCTTAACCCGAATGATGTGGTGAGCTTGCCTGCATATGTCGATGGCGCTGATGAAATTGATCCAGCTGGTCACATGATTAAGGGTGGGGGTGGAGCCCTTACTAGAGAAAAAATTATCGCCTCTATGGCCAAGCAATTTATTTGTATTTGCGATTCCTCAAAGCAAGTGCCTGTATTGGGGAACTTCGCGCTGCCCGTAGAAATTATTCCGTTGGCCCAGGGTGTTGTCACTAGAGAGCTAGAAAAATTTGGTGGCAAGGTCAGCTTGCGCCTAGCAAAAAATACTCGCCCCGATTTAGATCAAGCCCCAAGTGAACCTTTTGTAACGGATAACGGTGGCTGGATATTAGATGTAGCGGGATTAAAAATTTCAGACCCACTGAATATGGAGTCGCAGATTAATCAAATCGCTGGCGTCATCACTGTCGGACTATTTGCAAAAGAGAAGGCCAACATTCTGCTGGTTAGTAATGCAGCTGGCGTTGAAAGAATTGCGCTTTAGGCATTAAAAAACCCGACGGGGTATCCCCATCGGGTTGTTTTGCCATGGTTTGCATGGCGCAGGCGCTCGGAAGGTATTTAGTTCCTTAGCCTATAAGCACATAGATGCGCTTATTTGTAATGGCTTTCGCCAATGTGGCAGCGCACTCTAACTGCATCGCCACGACTTCATCCTATGCCTCAATATTTTTAGTGTCAACAATAAGATGATATGTTTTTAGGGATTTGATGCTGTGCCGCAATAACAATTACTCTGCTGGCGGTACATAGCCTTGCGCCATGTCTGCACCACCTTCAAAGAAGTACTTTTCCACTTGCTTTAAAAGGTATTGGCGTGCACGTGGGTCTGCCATGTTGAGACGATTTTCATTGATCAACATGGTTTGTTGTTTTAACCAGGCAGCCCAAGCTTCTTTAGATACCTGATTCCAAATCTTTTTGCCAAGCTCACCAGGAAGTGGGGCGAAATCCATGCCCTCAGCTTCTTTATTTAGTTTGATGCATTGAACCATGCGTGCCATCTGTAATGCCTTTCTTATATCTCTTAAATATCTTATAAATCTTTAGTTAAAACCATAGACTTACGGTCCCAGTTGTAAATTTGCTTTCTTTCTTCTGGCAAGTCATCAACGGTGGCCCGCTTAAAGCCGCGCTTTAGGAACCAGTGCTCCGTTCTTGTAGTGAGAACAAATAATTTTTTAATGCCTTCTTGCTTCGCACGCATTTCAATACGCTTGAGGAGGCGTTCGCCGTCGCCTGATCCCTGAACATCTGGATCAACTGCCAAACAAGCGAGCTCACCAACACCATTGGGAAACGGAAAGAGGGCTGCGCAGCCGAAGAGAACGCGGTCATGCTCGATTACTGAGAAGCGCTGAATATCGCGCTCAATTACATCTTGGCCGCGGGCAGCCAAGATGCCTTCATCTTCAAGTGGCATTGTTAATTG
The window above is part of the Polynucleobacter sp. AP-Kolm-20A-A1 genome. Proteins encoded here:
- the rlmB gene encoding 23S rRNA (guanosine(2251)-2'-O)-methyltransferase RlmB, producing MKQILVGFHAVQARLRVDPDSLKSVYFDPSRRDRRMGDFLKQAEEILGERLHAADAERLHKLTGHDRHQGVVALAEKMTIARTITEVVEDVEGAKEKPLFLVLDGVTDPHNFGACLRVADGAGVDAVVIPKDRSASINATVSKVSSGASEVMPVITVTNLVRSMKEMQEAGVWLIGTDDEATKSIYDIDLTGSIGIVMGAEGEGMRRLTKENCDELVRIPMQGVVSSLNVSVASGVCLYEALRQRLAKSTNKAAK
- a CDS encoding DUF2892 domain-containing protein: MKCNIGHTDRVLRMTVGVTLMGLAGFGITGPWAWIGIVPLLTGMIGNCPAYSILGINTAKK
- a CDS encoding carotenoid biosynthesis protein, with the protein product MFKKNHEFILWLLVALSAIISFIGAMPFAVGIAGKLSIIAISARLLFALIHGSQRLGWRRLGIMFGITCIVSWCYESLSIATGFPFGHYVYTSELGLKLGTVPLMIMPSYFGVCYLAWALAHVLLDKFDLKIEKRLMFAIPIIASFIMVMWDMSIDPASSTVKHEWIWRDGGGYFGVPFSNFMGWFLCVYTIFQFWAFYLMRSNEMQNCAEDSKKSSWYLVIIIYGSIFLGPISAVFTNTGGSVTDASSQVWPLKALYETLGLVSIFTMLFVICLAFFKVQKSAIGSK
- the tal gene encoding transaldolase, encoding MNSTPLASSQLEQLKKLTTVVADTGDFERMQAFQPQDATTNPSLILKAAQQSNYQSLVQSVKDAHPGMSPTDLVDYILVAFGLEILKIVPGRVSTEVDARLSFDTKATVAKAKHLIALYESHGIDRKRILIKLAGTWEGIAAAKELEASGIHCNMTLLFSLVQAAACGAANAKLISPFVGRITDWYKAKLGANWNDANNGGANDPGVTSVKRIFHYYKHFGIPTEIMGASFRNTSQILELAGVDLLTISPELLAELQGSNAVVGKKLDAANASSALQTEGITHLKLDESSFRLQLNNDAMATEKLAEGIRNFCADTEKLEILLAK
- the rpiA gene encoding ribose-5-phosphate isomerase RpiA, with protein sequence MNQDQLKQMVGEAARDEVLKLSAGQILGVGTGSTANCFIDALAPHKDHFAGTVSSSNATTERLLKHGFKVLNPNDVVSLPAYVDGADEIDPAGHMIKGGGGALTREKIIASMAKQFICICDSSKQVPVLGNFALPVEIIPLAQGVVTRELEKFGGKVSLRLAKNTRPDLDQAPSEPFVTDNGGWILDVAGLKISDPLNMESQINQIAGVITVGLFAKEKANILLVSNAAGVERIAL
- a CDS encoding oxidative damage protection protein; protein product: MARMVQCIKLNKEAEGMDFAPLPGELGKKIWNQVSKEAWAAWLKQQTMLINENRLNMADPRARQYLLKQVEKYFFEGGADMAQGYVPPAE